Below is a window of Pseudomonadota bacterium DNA.
CCTCGGGAGTGGATGATAACTTCATTCGATGACGTCGACGCACGGCTACCTCCAGCTCCGCACCCGCGTCGACCGCTTCGTGGACTCGGTCGTCGGGCGCTACCGCGAGCAGGTCGCGTGCTGCGCGGGCTGCACCCAGTGCTGCGCGCCGGGGCTGACGGTCGTCATGGTGGAGGCCGTGCACGTGGGCCGGGCGCTCGGGCTCTCCGAGGATCGCGTCTTCCTGCAGGCCGGCCAGCCGCCGCTCGGCGAGAAGGGCGCGTGCGCGCTCCTCGAGGCCTCGGGCAGCTGCTCGATCTACGCCGAGCGGCCGCTCACCTGCCGCGCCCAGGGCATGCCGCTCCAGATGCCGGACGAGGCCGCGCTCTCGGTCTGCCCGCTCAACTTCGTCGGCATGGAGCCGCACCCGTCGTCGGTGCTCGATCTCGAGAACCTCGAGACCGCGCTGTTTGCCGCGAACCTCGACTACTGCCAGCGCGCCGGGCTGCACCCCATGAGCCGCGTCGCGCTCGACAGGCTCGCCGAGCTCGCGGGGCTCCCCGTGGCGCGCGATCCGTGACCGCCGTGCCGCACCGCGCGCTCCTCGCGGCGCTCGTCGCCGCGGCCGCCTCCGCCTGCGGCGTCGCGTTCCGCGATCCCGCCGCGCCGACCGTGCTGCGCACGCCGAGCCCCGAGGCCTACGAGCAGTTCGTGCTCGGCGCGATCGCCGTCGAGAACGGCGACGCGGAGGCCGCGGCTTCGCACTTCGAGGTCGCGGTCGCGCTCGATCCGGACGATCCGCTCCTCCGGGTCGAGCACGCGAAGGCGCTCGCCGCGTGCGGGCACGGCGGCGCCGCCCGCCGGGAGGCGCTGCGCGCCCTGCTGGTCGAGCCCGCGTTCGAGGCGGCGTGGGTGGTTCTCGCCGAGCTGCACGCCGCGAGCGGCGACGGCGAGGAGGCCGAGCGGACCGCGCTCGACGGGATCCGCGCCGTGCCGGACGGCGGGGAGATCCTCCTGTGGCTCGCCCGGCACTACCGCGCCGCCGGCGAGACGGAGCGCGCGCTCGAGGTCGCGCGGCGCGCGGCGGCGGCCGATCCGGAGCTCGCCGAGGCGGACGCCGAGATCGCCTCGCTCGCGGCGGGCGCGGGGAGGATCGACGAGGCGACCGAGAGCCTCGCGGCGTACGGCGCGCGCCGCCCGGCGGACGCCCTCTTGATAGGCGAGGTCGCGCGCGCGGCGGAGGCGGCCGGGCGGGCGGCCGAGAGCATCGCGCTGCTCGAGGCGGCCTCGCGGGCCGACGGCGCGGACACGGCGCTGCGCGCCTCGCTCGTGGAGCAGCTGCTCGCGGCGGGCCTCTTCGCGCGGGCGCGGGACCGGCTCCTCGAGATGCCGGCGCCGGGCGACGACGCCGAGCTCGTCCAGCGGGTGCGGTGGCTCCTCGCCGCGCACGCGCCCTGGGACGCCCGGAGGCTCGTCGGCGAGCGCACGGAGGCCGAGCTGACCGCGCCCGAGCTGCGCCTCGCGGCGGCGGAGATCGAGCTCGCGCTCCGGAGGGACGAGGCCGCCGCGCACCTCCTCGAGCCGCCGAAAGGCGGTTGGCCCGCCGAGCTCGCGGAGCGGGCCCGGGCGCTCAGGCTCCGCGCGACAGCGCCGTGAGGCGGGCGAGCGTCTCGTCGAGCCGGGAGTGCTCGTTTGCGCCCTGTCGCAGGAACGCGGCGATCGCGTCGCGGCGCTCGAGCGCGAGATCCGTCTCCTGCGACGTGCCCGCCCGGTACGCGCCGACGAGGATCAGCTCCTCGTTCTCGGCGTAGGCGGAGAGGAGGCTGCGCAACCTTTCCGCCGCCGTGACGTGCGCGTCCGATGCGATCGCCCGCATGACCCGCGAGATCGAGGCCGGGACGTCGATCGCCGGCCACCTCCCGGCGCGGGCGAGCCGCTCGCTGAGCGCGACGTGCCCGTCGAGCGCCGCGCGCGCCTCCTCGGCGACCGGATCCTGGGGGCCGCCCTCGGTGAGCACGGTGTACACGGCGGTGATCGATCCGCGCTCGTCCCGTCCGGCGCGCTCGAGCAGCTCCGCGAGGCCGGCGAGCGCCGAGGCCGGGTAAGAGGAGCGCGAGGGCGGCTCGCCCAGGGCCAGCGCCGCGTCGCGCCGCCCGCGGGCCACCCGCGTGAGCGAGTCGACGACCAGGAGCACGTCCCGGCCGCGGCCACGGAACCACTCGGCGATCGCCGTCGCGGCCGGCAGGGCGCGCGCGCGGACCAAGGGCGGCGCGTCGGCCGCCGCGACCACGACCACGGCCCGCGCGAGCCCCTCGGGACCGAGCGCACCGTCGATGAACTCGCGCACCTCGCGCCCCCGCTCGCCCACGAGGCACACCACCGCGACGTCGCAGGCGGCGCGCCGCGCCAGCATGCCGAGCAGCGTGGACTTCCCCTGCCCCGGCCCGGCGAACAGCCCGACGCGCTGCCCCTTGCCGAGCGGCAGGCAGCCGTCGATCGCGCGGATGCCGGTGACGAGCTGCTCGTCCACCGCGCGGCGCGCGAGCGGCTTCGGCGCGTTCCTGTCGACGTCGAAGGGCGCGAGCCCCGCGAGCGCCGGCCCGCCGTCGAGCGGCGTCCCGAACGGATCCACGACCCGGCCGAGCAGCGCGTCGCCGCACGGGATCGACGCGGCCCGCGCCACGACGAGCACCTCGTCCCCGACGCCGACCCCGGCGAGCGGCGCGAACGGGAGGAGCCCCGCGCGATCGCCCTCGCACGACGCGACCTCCGCGCGCAGCAGCGCCCCGTCCCGGGTGCGAAGCTCGACGATCTCGCCGAGGCGCGCGCCCGGAAGGATCGCCTCGAGGCGGAGCTCGCCCGCCGCGACGACGCTCCCTCTGCGGACCGGGAGGGCGCAGCGCGCGACCGCGTCGTGCAGGGCGTCGAAGTCCGTCATCATTGCCCCCCTTCCCCGCTGCGCCACGGCGCGAGGCGGAGGGCGACCAGCGCGAGGATCAGGGCGATCGCGAGCAAGAGCCCCTCCTTGCGGCCCGCGCCGGAAGCGAACCCGCACCCGAACAGCGTGTCCCACAGAGGGAGCGAGGGATCCGTGCGCGCGAGCTCGGCCCACTTGGAGCCGCAGTAGTCGTTCGCGTCGTCGCACCCGGGCTCGTGCGCCATCCACGCGGCGAAGAACGCGTCGAGCGCCGCGTCGGGCGAGGCGCCCTCGATGATCGCCGCGAACGTCGCGAGGTAGTCCACGAACGCCGGGACCGCCGCGGCCGCGAGCTCCTTCGACTCCTTCGCGCAGCGGTCCATGGCCCACGAGTGGCGCAGCCCGTCGCGCTCGAGATCGTAGTCGTAGGTCACCGCCTCGATGTAGTTGCAGACATGGCGGACCCGCGTGAGGTCGTCGCTGCGGACCGTGTGCGAGAACGAGTCCTCGACCGTGTGCATGGCGACGCCGAAGAGGTAGGCGGGCACCCAGACCGGCGTGCTCACCTCGCCGTACAGCTCGACGTACACGCTGCGCTCCTCGATCTGCTCGTCCCTCGGCCGCGCGAGGGAGGCCGCCGCGCGCGCCACCAGCGCGCGGATGTGCTCCTTGCCCCGCGCGATGGCCGCGAGATCGCCCGCGGCGTAGTCGTCTCCCTTCTCGCGCAGGAAGTGCGAGTCCTGCCGCTCCGGATCGCGGTGGATCTCGCGGAGCGACTGGATGTCGGTCGCGGACGCGCCGCGCAGATCCGGGTACCGCGAGCCGATCACGAGGCTATAGAGCGCGAACCGCGCGGCGTCGCCCTCGGCACCCGAGAACAGGTCGTCGCCCAGGTACGCCGCGATCTCGGCCCAGCGGTGCGACCCGGGCAGCGGCACCGCCGCCTCGGCGTCGAACCCGCCGGCGACGAGCGCGAGGAACGCCTCGTGCGTCATCTCCTCGTGGCACGCCGCCCGGTCGAGCGCCCGCACGGTGAACGCCCGCGCGCCCAGCGGGATCGACGCCGCGCAGAGCGCGATCAGCGAGGCGAGGCGGAGCGCGCCGAATCCGTTCCTCACAGCGGCACCTCCAAGGTCAGGGTGGTCCGGTACTCGATCCGCCGGATCGCGAGCTCGCCGACGGCCGGCGAGACGAGTGTGAAGCCGATGGGCGTGATCTCCACGACGAGCCACGGCGCGGGCCGGAAGCGCAGCGACGCCGGGCGCAGGTCGATGTAGAAGCCGGTCGTCCCCTTGTCGTGGAACGCCGTGTCGAACAGGAGCGTCGCGCCGCCGCCGGCGACGCTCACCCGCAGCCGCCCCTTCGCGAAGAGCATCTCCGCGCCCGCGCCGAGGCCGAGCACGCCCTGGGTGAGCTCCATCCCGACCTCGGTCGCGACCCAGTGATCGCGCGAGAACTCGGCGAAGAAGCCGATCTCCCCGCGCCGCCACCCGGCGCGTCCCGCGTACCCCAGGGAGAGCGTGAGGTTCGATCCGCCCACCCCGTCGTTCAGCGCCGAGCCGAACCCCTCGAGCTGCACGTACGCCGACTGTCCTTCGGAGAGCGCGACGTCCCGGGCGGAGGCGGCGCGCGGCGAGGCGACGGCCGCGGCGGCGGCGAGCGCGGCGGCGAGGGCGATTCCTTCGGTCCGCGTGCGCACGGCTAGAACTCCAGCTCGCAGGCCACGGCCGTGCGGTAGCTCATGTAGACGAGCGGGATCCCCCGCGTCACCGGCGCGACGAGCGCGAACGTCAGCGGGTAGAGCGACGCGATCATGCGGTCGCCGACGCGCCACCGGATGCCGGCCGGCCGCGCGTCGAGGAAGAATCCGGTGACCCCGGGCTCGTCGAGCTGCGAGCGGGTGAGCAGGATGGACGGCCCCCCCGAGAGCTCCGCGCGCACGCGGCCGTCGAAGAACGTGCCGCCCACGCCGAGCCCCACGTCGAGCGTCTGGATCCGGAGCCGCGGCGACCCCTCGTCGTCCTGCCAGAAGCCGTGCTCGACCGCCGCGAAGAGGTCGAACGCCGACGGCCTCCACCCGAACGCCGCGCGGTACGCGAACGAGCCGAGCGCGGGCTCGCCGGACACGAGCTGGCCGAGGAACGAGAAGCCGGCCTCGAGACCGCCGAACCACCTCCTCGCCCCGTCGGCGCGGGACGTCCCCGGCGCGAGGGCGAGGGCGAGGGCGAGGGCCGCGGCCGCGAACGACGCGGGCGCCCGGCCGCGCGGCGCGCGGGACGTGCGGTTCGGCGCCGTCATGCGTCGCCGACGACGGGCGCGATCTTGCGCGGATCGATGCCGAGCCGCCCGAGCGCGGTCTCCCACCGCGCGCCGTACGGCACGTCGAACACGAGCTCGCGCTCGAACGGCACCGTAATCCACGCCCCGGTCCGGATCTCGCCGATGAGCTGGTGCGGGCCCCACCCGGAGTAGCCGAGGAACAGCGCGTAGTCGCGCGGCCCGCCTCCCTGGGAGATCGCCTTCAGGATCTCGACGGACGCGGTCACCCCCACGTCGGCCGCGATGAGCAGGGTCTCGGGCCGCCTCCACTCCGCGGAGTGGACGATCCAGCCGAGCTCCGGGCACACCGGCCCGCCCTCGAGGATCGGCGGGTGGGCCGCGATATCGACCGGCTCGTCGAGCGGGACGCGCATCGCGCCGAGCACGGCGGAGAGATCGATCTCCGCCGCGCGGTTGACGACCAGCCCGAACGAGCCCTGCTCGTCGTCGTGATCGATCATGAGCACGACCGACCGCTCGAAGTGCGGATCGCGCATGTGCGGCGCGGCCACGAGGAAGCCTGGGGCGATGGCCGAGTCCATGGGCGGGATTGTGCATCACCTCGATCTCCAAGTCGAGGGGCGCGGCGCCGGCGCTACAGGGGGGACGCGCAGCAGCGCAGCCCGAGATCCTCGCGGTGGCCGCTCGGGCCGT
It encodes the following:
- a CDS encoding YkgJ family cysteine cluster protein; this encodes MTSTHGYLQLRTRVDRFVDSVVGRYREQVACCAGCTQCCAPGLTVVMVEAVHVGRALGLSEDRVFLQAGQPPLGEKGACALLEASGSCSIYAERPLTCRAQGMPLQMPDEAALSVCPLNFVGMEPHPSSVLDLENLETALFAANLDYCQRAGLHPMSRVALDRLAELAGLPVARDP
- a CDS encoding FliI/YscN family ATPase — translated: MMTDFDALHDAVARCALPVRRGSVVAAGELRLEAILPGARLGEIVELRTRDGALLRAEVASCEGDRAGLLPFAPLAGVGVGDEVLVVARAASIPCGDALLGRVVDPFGTPLDGGPALAGLAPFDVDRNAPKPLARRAVDEQLVTGIRAIDGCLPLGKGQRVGLFAGPGQGKSTLLGMLARRAACDVAVVCLVGERGREVREFIDGALGPEGLARAVVVVAAADAPPLVRARALPAATAIAEWFRGRGRDVLLVVDSLTRVARGRRDAALALGEPPSRSSYPASALAGLAELLERAGRDERGSITAVYTVLTEGGPQDPVAEEARAALDGHVALSERLARAGRWPAIDVPASISRVMRAIASDAHVTAAERLRSLLSAYAENEELILVGAYRAGTSQETDLALERRDAIAAFLRQGANEHSRLDETLARLTALSRGA
- a CDS encoding YqgE/AlgH family protein — its product is MDSAIAPGFLVAAPHMRDPHFERSVVLMIDHDDEQGSFGLVVNRAAEIDLSAVLGAMRVPLDEPVDIAAHPPILEGGPVCPELGWIVHSAEWRRPETLLIAADVGVTASVEILKAISQGGGPRDYALFLGYSGWGPHQLIGEIRTGAWITVPFERELVFDVPYGARWETALGRLGIDPRKIAPVVGDA